The Rhodobacter sp. genome segment GGCCGGCGGCGCTGTCGGCCTTGCTGGCCGGCGTGATGCAGGCCCGCGCCGAGCTGGAGCGCGCCATCCCCGTGTTCCTGAAGATCGCGCCCGATCTCGATCCCGAGGGACTGGCCGGCATCGCCGAGGTTGCGCGCACCAGCCGGCTGGACGCGATCATCGCCACCAACACGACCCTGTCGCGCGACGGGCTGACCAGCCGCCACAAGGGCGAGGCCGGCGGTCTGTCCGGCGCGCCCCTGTTCGAGAAATCGACCCGGGTGCTGGCGCAGCTTTCGCGCCTGACCGGCGGGCAGATCCCGCTGATCGGGGTCGGCGGCATCGATTCGGCCGAAGCCGCCTATGCCAAGATCCGCGCCGGGGCGAGCGCGGTGCAGCTCTATTCCGCGCTGGTCTACCAGGGCTTTTCGCTGGTCGGCCAGGTGGCGCGCGGGCTTGAGACCTTGCTCACGCGCGACGGGTTCGCCACGATCGCGGACGCCGTCGGAACCGGGAGGGATCAATGGCTGTAACCACCGACACGTTGGAAATCTGGCACAATCCGCGCTGTTCGAAATCGCGCCAGGCGCTGGCCTATCTTGCCGAACGGGGGCTGACGCCCCGGGTGCGGCTGTATCTTCAGGACCAGCCCGATGCCGGGGAAATCCGCGCGATGCTGGCCGCGCTGGGCTTGCCGGCGGCGGACCTGCTGCGCAAGGACGGCGCGGCGCTGAAAGCGGAACCCGAGGACGCGATCATCGCGGCCATGGTGGCGGACAGCGCACTGATCGAACGCCCGGTCATCCGCCGCGGCGGCGCGGCGGTCATCGGCCGCCCGACCGAGGCCATCGACCGGCTGCTCTAACCCGCCCGGCCGACCGCGCGAATCGCAAAGACGCACCCGTCCGAGGGCAGCTCGGGCACGGTGGCGCAAAGGCCCCGCGCCACCTGCCAGGCCGCCAGGACCTTGGGCACGTAGTCGCGTGTTTCGGCAAAGGGAGGCACACCGCCCGACCGCCGGACGGCGCCCTCGCCAGCGTTGTAGCCGGCCAGCGCCAGCACCACGTCGCCATCGAATTCGCCCATCAGCCAATCCAGATAGGCCACCCCGCCCTGGATGTTCTGCGCCGGATCGAGCGCGTTCTCGACCCCAAAGCGATCCGCCGTGGCCGGGATCAACTGCATCAACCCCTGCGCCCCGGCGTGGCTGACCGCCCCGGGCCGCCCGGCGCTTTCAACCGCGATGACGGCCAGCGCCAAGGCCGGCGACACCTGCGTGCCGATCGTGGCGCGCAGGATGTCGCTGCCGTGCGCGGCGGCGATGTCTTGCAGGTGTTGCACGCTGGGCTGGGGCACCTGCGCCCCCTCAGGCGCGTTGACCAGCGCCGCCATGGCCGCCAGATAGCGACCCGGCGCGGGCTCGGCCCCCGGGGGGACATGATCCCAGAACCAGCCGAACCGCGAACCGGCGACCGCGCCGCCCGGGGCGGCCTCAGGCTGCGCCGGGGTCTGCGCCACGGGCTGCGGGCCGGGCGGGGCGATCCGGCGCGCCTGTTCCTGGGGGTCGATCTGCACGGTGATCCGCGTGCGCCCGTCCATCGGCGCCACGCCGATCCGGCGCGCCGCGAAATCCTGCGCCGCGGCAGGCGGCACAAGACAGGCCACCCCCATCAGGGCGACCAGGATCGCGGCGATTCGTCTGGGCAAGCTGCTCGGCATGGCCCCTCGTGTTTTGGACACCCTGCCAGAAAACCGCCCCTCGCGCAAACCCGCGCCTGAGGGGCGCTGCGAATCCCCTCCAGCCCCGAGGCCCGGGACCCGATTCTCGGCGCCCCGCGCGCAGCCGGGCCCTTCCCGGTCCCAATGCCGCATCAGGAACAAAGGACCCGCCGCAGCGCGACTGTCCACGCCCTGCGATCAAGTCGCGCAAAGACCTTTGGCTCGCCAGATTTCCGCCACATTCCGCCAAGGTCCTGCCGCGGTCTGGGGCGAAAACGTCCCTGTCGAAACGAGGACCGGGCCCAAACCCCATCAACCTTCCGCTTCTCGTGACGACACAAGCAATGAATGTATCGTTACCGAACCTGGAGAGCACAACCATGACCATCTTCTCGAACATCAAAGCCTTTGCCGCCAACGAATCGGGCGCCGTCACCGTTGACTGGGTGGTGCTGACCGCCGCCATCGTCGGCCTGGGCCTGGCCGTGATCTCGTCGGTGCGCACCGGCGTCGGCGATCTGGCGACCGACATCTCGACCTCGCTGTCGGGTGCGACCGTTGCGACGCTGGGCGAACTGGGCGTGAACCAGTAATCCGCCCGACACAGACCTGACCGAACTGGCCGCCCGAAAGGGCGGCCTTTTCGATTCCCGGCGCTGGCATGTGACGCCAGGGCCCCGCGCCGACTCGCCCTTCGACACCCGGGACGCGACGCAGCACCTTTCGTGGCTCTAAGGAGCCCCGGTTTCGAGCGCGGCAACAGTCTTGGGCCCGCGCGTCAAATCACCCAAGGTCGCGAAACAATTCACGAAAAGATACCTGGTTTGCCCTGAAATCGCCTGATTGCGCCCATCGACCCGCCGTGAATCAGGGCGATAACGAAGATGCCGGAACGGAGAGCGGTTCAACCCCCCTCAACCACGCGTTCGAAGTTCGGGCATCAGTAGCAGTAACCATCATCCTGGAGATACAAGTATGACCCTCTTCTCGAACATCAAAGCCTTTGCCGCCAACGAATCGGGCGCCGTCACCGTTGACTGGGTGGTGCTGACCGCCGCCATCGTCGGCCTGGGCCTGGCCGTGATCTCGTCGGTGCGCACCGGCGTCGGCGATCTGGCGACCGACATCTCGACCTCGCTGTCGGGTGCGACCGTCGCGACGCTGGGCGAACTGGGCGTGAACCAGTAATCCATCGGATTTCTTGGCCCTGACACGGGCCTGGCGGACCGCATCCCCCGATGCGGTCCGTTTCGTTCCGACGGCCACATCTTTCCCATGGTCGCGCCACGATCCTGCCCAAATCGCCCGGCAGGATCATGCGGTCAGACCCGCGTCACCGCGGGTGCATTCAAAGCAACCGAGAAAACCGCACAGGAGTTTGCCATGCGCGCAGTTCAGATCGGAGTCCTCGGCATCGGCCTGGCGCTGGCTGGTTTCGGCGTCTACATGGCGCAGAATTACGTCGCGCAGACGCGCAGCGCCCTGGCTGTCGTGCAAGCACGCAACGCCGCCGCGCCCGGCGCCATTGCCACCGTCAACGTGATGGTCACCACGCGCCCCATGCGCTACGGCGAGCCGATCCGCGCCGAAGACGTGCGAAGCGTCGCCTGGCCCGCGAACGCGGTGCCGCCAGGCGTGTTCAACAGCATGGATGACGTGGTTCCCGATCCTGACCGCCCGCGCGTGGCGCTGCGCGCGATGGAGCCGATGGAACCGCTTCTGGCGGTCAAGGTCAGCGAACCCGGCCAGCCCGCGGGCATCACCGCGATCCTGACCCCGGGGATGCGCGCCTTTACCATCCGCGTGGACCAGAACAGCGGGATCTCGGGAACGCTGCGCCCCTCGGACACGGTCGATATCTATTGGACCGGCCGTGGCGCCCAAGACGGCGAGGTCACGCGCCTTTTGTCCAGCGGCGTGAAGATCATCGCGCTGGACGAGAACGGCGATCAGGACCGCACCTTCAACGGCATTCCGCGCTCGGTCACGGTCGAGGCCGCGCCCGAGATGATCGCTTCGCTGGCACAGGGCCAGTCCACGGGACGGCTGTCACTTTCCCTGGTCGGCCTGGACGACACCACGGCGACCAGCCAGATTCAGGTGGACAGCCGCAGCCTGCTGGGCATGGAAACCCGGGCCGCGGCACCGGTCGAACGCTGCACGGTGCGCACCCGCCGCGGGTCCGAGGTGGTCATGATCGAGATCCCCTGCACCAACTGACGCGGCAATTGCGCCACAGGGAAGGCCCCCAGATATGGGGGCTTTCGCATGGGCGAACCGCGACACCTCGGTGCGGGGACGGACAACAACGCGAAAAACGCGCCGCAATCAATTGATTCTTGCATAAAAAACCGGATTCAAGCATTCTAGCCCCGACCGGTGCGCAAGATGCTGGCATCCTGAGGTGATCGAGAGGCAGGATCACATGACCGTTAAGAGTAGTTTCGCGCCGTCTCTGGCGCTGGCCCTTGCAGGCCTGGCAACCCCATTGCTGATGGCGGGTGGCGCCCATGCGCAGACCCTGCGCGTGGCCTCGACCAGCATTCGCGATACGCTGAGCGTGGCGATGAACCGCGCGGTGGTCGTCGATTCCGATACGCCCTTTGTCGAGCTGTCGATCGCCAACCCGGGAATCGCCGACATTTCCACCCTGTCCGATCGGTCGATCTATGTGCTGGGCAAGGCGCCCGGGCGCACGACATTGACCATCCTGGGTGCGAATGGCGAACTGATCGCCAACGTCGAAGTGCAGGTCACCCCCGATGTCGCGGAATTCCGCGAACGGCTGCGGCAGATCCTGCCGTCGGAAAACATCGAGGTGCGCACCGCCAACGACGGCATCGTGATGTCGGGTGTCGTGACCTCGGCAGCACGGATGGACGCGGCGCTGCAACTGGCCGAACGCTATGCGCCGGGCCGGGTGTCGAATCTGATGAGCGTCGGCGGCAGCCAGCAGGTCATGTTGCAGGTGCGCTTCTCCGAGGTGCAGCGGACCGCGGCACAGAACCTCGCGGCGAGCCTTGCCGTCGGTGGTGGTGGCAACGTCCTGGGCAGCGGCGCCTTCAGCACCGCGACCGCCGCGACCGCGGCGCTGGGCGGCTCGGTCTCGCCCTCGGGCGCGGACCGTCAGGGTGTGTTGTCCGGCGGCTTCACCATCGGCAGCGTGCAGTTCCAGGTGATGCTCGAGGCGCTGGAATCGAACGGTCTGGCGCGGACCCTGTCCGAACCCAGCCTCACCGCCCTGTCCGGCCAGGAGGCCCACTTCCTGGCGGGCGGCGAAATTCCCGTGCCGGTCGTCGGCAGCTCGGGCTCGGTCAGCATCGATTACCGGTCGTTTGGTGTCGAACTGACCTTTACCCCGGTCGTCGGCAATGACAGCCAGATCAACCTGACGATGGATGCGAGCGTATCCAGCCTGGATGCCGCGAACGGCGTCAGCACGGGCGGCGTGACAGTGCCCGCCTTCCGGCGGCGGCAGACCTCGACCACGGTCGAACTGCACGATGGCGAAAGCTTCGCCATCGCCGGCCTGTTGCAGGACGATTTCCAGGGCAACATCGACCAGGTGCCATGGCTGGGCGACCTGCCGGTGCTGGGCGCGCTGTTCCGCAGCACCAATTATCAGCGCAATCAAAGCGAACTGATGATTTTCGTCACCGCGCATCTGGTGACACCGACCCGCAGCGATGCGCTGATCCTGCCGACCGACCGGATCCGCCCGCCGTCCGAGCGCGACCTGTTCCTCAACGGGCGCATGTCCGGCGCAAGCGGTGGCGCGGGCGAGGTCGCGCGGCAGGACTTCCGCGGCGGCTACGGCTATGTGATGGAGTAACGCGATGCAGATTTCCCGCAGAGCCCTGATGCTGGGGATGGTCGGCGCGCCGCTGGCCGCCTGTAGCACCGCCGAACTGGGGTCGCATATCGACGAGGGCGGCTTCGGCAACCCGACCGCGCACAATCTTTTGTTGCAGACCGGGCAGTTGCCCTTCGCCATCGACCTGGCGCAGCGGTTCAACGCCGAAGTTCCGAACACTGTCACCTTCGATTTCGACAGCGCGCGGCTGGACGGTCAGGCGCAAGCCATCCTGCGCGTTCAGGCCCGTTGGATTCGCCACTTCCCCGAAGTGACCTTCCGTGTCTACGGCAACGCCGATCTGGTCGGTTCGTCCGCCTACAACCAGCGGCTGGGGATGCGGCGCGCCCGTGCGGTTGTCGCCTATCTGGTGCGCCAGGGCATCAGCCGCCGCCGGCTGGAGGCCGTCATTTCCAACGGCGAGACGCAGCCCCTGGTCCAGACCCAGGACCGCGAGCGGCAGAACCGCCGCGCGGTGACCGAGGTGTCCGGTTTCCTGCAAGACCACCCGCATATCATCAACGGCGAATACCTCGAGATCGTGCACCGCGAGTATGTTGACAGTGCCACCGCTTCAACCGGCCGACGCAGCTCGGGCGGTTCCCTCTGACCCCGACGAAGACCCCCCGCCAGATACCTCGCCTGGCAGGCCAGACGGCGCCCCGCTCACCCAAGGCGGGGCGTTCGTTTTTGTGACAGCTGGCCTGACAATTACGATTTTTTAGCCCCATTATCGCCAAGATTGTCCCCGAAATTGAATGCATCCCGAATCCGGAGAGGCCCGGATTGATCGGTTATCGGATGCCATCGCCCGTCGAACGCGGGCACGGAGGACCAAAACGATGTCGAGCGCAGCCGCCACCAAACACAATGCGCCCATTCGGGCCTGCACCGTTTCGCGCGATGTTCAGAACTTCGACCTGTTGATCGAGGACATGGAACTGGAACTCGGGGAAAGCTGGGGTGACCTGACCTTTCCCAGTGCCCTGAAATTCCTGGACCAACCCGACGCCAAGTCGCTGGAATTCCTCGCGATCGCCCTCGATGACGAGGACGAGACCAACCTCGCCATGGTCGAGGCGGTGATCCAGCGCGCGACCACGCTGGGCGTGCGGATCCTGCTGATCGCCGAGGAACTGGGGCCGATCGCGCTGCACCGCCTGCTGCGCCTGGGCGCCAGCGATTTCGTGCCCTACCCGCTGCCCGAAGGCGCGCTGCACGATGCCATCCAACGCCTGCGCCAGCCGGTGGCCGATGTGATGGCCATGCCCGGCAACGCCGGTTCGCGCAAGATGGCCGCGCCGAATCAGACCAGCGGCACGGTCTATGCCGTGCAGTCGCTGGCCGGCGGTTCGGGCGCGACGACCTTTGCCGTCAATCTGGCGTGGGAAATCGCCAACTCGGGCAAGGCCGCGCCGCGTGTCTGCATGCTGGATTTCGACCTGCAAACCGGCTCGATCGCGACCTATCTGGACCTCGCGCGCACGGAAAAGGTCTATGAACTGCTGTCGAACACGGCCGTGATGGATCGCGACTTCTTCATGAACACGTTGCAGACCTTCAACGACAAGCTGAAGGTGCTGACGGCCGCCGCCGACATGCTGCCGCTGGACATGATCTCGCCCGACGATATCGAACGGGTGATCGCCATGGCGCGCGCGAACTTCGACATCGTCGTGATCGACATGCCGGGCACCGTGGTGCAATGGACCGAAACCGTCCTGAACGAGGCCGATGTCTATTTCGCGACGATGGAACTGGACATGCGCTCTGCGCAGAATGCCCTGCGCCTGATTCGCGCCCTCAAGGCCGAGGACCTGCCCCTGTCCAAGCTGCGCTATGTGCTGAACCGCGCGCCCAAATTCACCGACCTGTCGGGCAAGGCGCGGGCCAAGCGGCTGGCCGAAAGCCTGGATATCGAATTCGAGGTGATGCTGCCGGACGGCACCACGCAAGTGACCCACGCCAACGATCACGGCCTGCCCCTGGCCGAGATCGCGCCGAAGAGCCCCTTGCTCAAGGAAATCCGCAAGGTCGCGCAATCCATCGTCGAAGCGAACCGCGACGAAAATCGCGCCGCCGCCTGAGGAGAGGGATCATGTTCTCGCGCTATCGCAAGGATACCACCACGCCGGCCAGCACGACGCCCGAATCGCGCGCGGTTCCGGTGCACGAAATGGCCCGTGTGACGCCGTCGTCGCTGGCGACCGCCCCGGTGCCCGCGGCCCCGCCGCCGCGCGCCAGCTTCAAGGCGCAGCCCACCGCGCCGATCGCCGCCCTTGCGGCCGCGAACGACAAGGACCGCCGCCGCCGGCAGCGCATCCTCGAGGTGAAGTCCGAGCTGCACACCCGGTTGCTGGACAACCTGAACCTCGCCGCGCTGGACAACGCCTCGGAAGCCGAACTGCGCGCCGAAATTGCCGCCATCGCCGCCGAGGCGCTGAGCGACATCAACTTTGCGCTGACCAGCGAGGAACGGCTGGCCCTGAACCAGGACCTCTATTTCGAGGTGCGCGGCCTGGGCCCGCTGGAGCCCCTGCTCAAGGACGACACCGTCAACGATATTCTGGTCAACGGCCCCAACCGGGTGTTCATCGAACGCTCGGGCAAGCTGGAGCTGACCGACGTCACCTTCAAGGACGAACGCCACCTGCTGCGGATCATCGACAAGATCGTGTCCGCCGTGGGCCGGCGCGTGGATGAATCGAACCCCTATGTGGACGCCCGTCTGGCTGACGGCTCGCGTTTCAACGCGATGGTTCCGCCGGTCGCGGTGGACGGCTCGCTGGTGTCGATCCGCAAATTCAAGAAGGAAAAGCTGGGCATCAACGACCTGGTGGCCTTTGGCGCCTTTTCCGAAGAGATGGCGATGTATCTGGAGGCCGCGGTGGCAACCCGGCTCAACGTCATCGTCTCGGGCGGGACGGGTTCGGGCAAGACGACCACGCTGAACGCGCTGTCGTCGTTCATCGAGAACTCGGAACGCATCCTGACGATCGAGGACACCGCGGAACTTCAGCTTCAGCAGGTCCATGTCGGCCGGATGGAAAGCCGACCCGCCAACGTCGAGGGCAAGGGCGCCGTCACCCAGCGCGACTGCCTCAGGAACGCGCTCAGGATGCGCCCCGACCGCATCATCGTCGGCGAGACGCGCGGCGAGGAAGTCATCGACATGTTGCAGGCCATGAACACCGGTCACGACGGTTCGATGACGACGATCCACGCCAACAGCGCCCGCGACGGCATCAGCCGGCTTGAGAACATGGTGGCGATGGCGGGCATCGAGATGCCGCTGAAAGCCGTGCGCAGCCAGATCGCCTCGGCGGTCAACCTGATCGTGCAGGTCAGCCGCCTTACGGACGGCTCGCGCCGCATGGTCTCGATCACAGAAGTGACCGGGATGGAGGGCGAGATCATCACCATGCAGGAGGTGTTCCGCTTCGAGCGCACCGGCCTGGAACCCAATGGCAAGATCCTGGGCCATTTTACCGGCGCGGGCATCCGTTCGCATTATTCCGAGCGGTTCCGCCGCTGGGGCTATGACCTGCCCTCCAGCATCTACGACGTTGTTCAGCAAAGGTAAGCGCCATGCAGATCGACCCGACATTCCTGATCTACGGCGCCATCTTCGGCGGCATTCTGCTGCTGGTCGAGGCCCTCTACATGATGGTCTTCGGCCGCTCCATCCGGCTGGGAAGCCGCCTGAACCGCCGCATGGAAATGCTGGAAGGCGACACCAACCGCTCAGAGGTGATGGACCGTCTGCGCAAGGAGGCGACGCAGCACAGCAAGACGGCCACCCTGCCCTTCTATTCGCTGCTGGCCGAAAAGGCCGAGAAGGGCAAGATCGCCTTTTCGCCGATCGCGCTGATCGGCGTGATGGTCGTGCTGGCCGGTGTCGCCTTTGTCGCCCTCTCGCTGTTCACCGGCGCGCCCCTTGCGCTGAAGATCGGCGTCTCGGCGGCGATGGGCATCGGCGGCGTGTGGTTCTGGGTCGGCAACAAGGCCAAGAAACGCCTCTCGATGATCGAGGAACAGCTGCCCGACGCCATCGACCTGATCGTGCGCGGCCTGCGCGTGGGGCATCCGTTCGTGCACGCGCTTTCGGCCGCCTCTCGCGAAATCCCCGATCCGCTGGGCACGGAACTGGGTCTGATCGCCGACGAGGCCTCGTATGGTCGCGAGATGGGCGAGGCCCTGTTCGCCTTTGCCGAGCGCATGGACATGCAGGACCTGCGGTTCCTGGCGGTGGCGGTGACGATCCAGGCCCAGTCGGGCGGCAACCTGGCCGAGATTCTCGATGGGCTCAGCAAGGTCGTGCGCGCCCGTTTCAAGCTGTTCCGCCGGGTCCGCGCCATCACCGCCGAGGCAAAGTGGTCGGGCATGTTCCTGTCCGGCTTTCCGATCGCGGCGATGCTGATGATCAGCATGGTCAAGCCCGACTATTACGACGAGGTCAAGGGAACCGCCCTGTTCATCCCCGTCGCCCTGGTGGTGTGCATCTTCCTGGTCATCAACGTCCTGTACATGCGCAAGATGGTCAACATTCAGGTTTGAGGATCCGGTGACATGAGTAACTCGCTTCTTTCCACACTCGTCTCCCCGCCGGGCATCATCGCGCTGCTGGTCGCCGTCGGCGTCACGCTGACCCTGTGGATGATGACCAGCGCCAAGGATACGAAACCCGATCCGCTGGCCAAGCTCAAGGAACAGTCGCGCCGCGCCGGCGCGCACGAATCCGGCCGGCTGTCGAAGCGCGTGGCGCAGTCCTCGGCCATGGCCAAGCGTCTGGAAAAGTTCAAGGCGCTGCTGGAACCGGCCGACGCGGCCGAAATGGGCGAGGCCCGCCTGCGCATGATTCAGGCGGGCTATCACGGGCGCAACGCGGTGCGCGATTATCACGCGGCCAAATTCATTGGCGGTGTCGGCGGCCTGTTCCTGGGGCTGGTCTACATGCTGATCCTGCCCCCGGGGGACGGCGCGGCGATCTGGGCCACGGCAATGCCGGTTCTGGTGCCGACGCTGGTCGGCTACTACCTGCCGATCTACTGGGTCAACAAGCGCCAGGGCGAGCGTCAGTCGCAGATCACCCGCGGCTTTCCCGATGCGCTGGACATGCTGCTGATCTGCACCGAGGCCGGTCAATCCATGGACCAGTCCATCGCCCGCGTCTCCAAGGAGTTGCGCGCCGGCTACCCGGCCCTGTCCGAGGAATTCGACACCGTGTCGCATCAGATCAAGGCGGGCATGGACCGGCTCGAAGTGTTGAAGGACATGGGCGTGCGCTGCGGCAACAACGACATCAAATCCTTTGTCACGGTGCTGATCCAGTCGGCCACCTACGGCACCTCGGTCGCCGAGGCGCT includes the following:
- a CDS encoding arsenate reductase (glutaredoxin), which gives rise to MAVTTDTLEIWHNPRCSKSRQALAYLAERGLTPRVRLYLQDQPDAGEIRAMLAALGLPAADLLRKDGAALKAEPEDAIIAAMVADSALIERPVIRRGGAAVIGRPTEAIDRLL
- a CDS encoding lytic transglycosylase domain-containing protein, producing the protein MGVACLVPPAAAQDFAARRIGVAPMDGRTRITVQIDPQEQARRIAPPGPQPVAQTPAQPEAAPGGAVAGSRFGWFWDHVPPGAEPAPGRYLAAMAALVNAPEGAQVPQPSVQHLQDIAAAHGSDILRATIGTQVSPALALAVIAVESAGRPGAVSHAGAQGLMQLIPATADRFGVENALDPAQNIQGGVAYLDWLMGEFDGDVVLALAGYNAGEGAVRRSGGVPPFAETRDYVPKVLAAWQVARGLCATVPELPSDGCVFAIRAVGRAG
- the cpaB gene encoding Flp pilus assembly protein CpaB, with translation MRAVQIGVLGIGLALAGFGVYMAQNYVAQTRSALAVVQARNAAAPGAIATVNVMVTTRPMRYGEPIRAEDVRSVAWPANAVPPGVFNSMDDVVPDPDRPRVALRAMEPMEPLLAVKVSEPGQPAGITAILTPGMRAFTIRVDQNSGISGTLRPSDTVDIYWTGRGAQDGEVTRLLSSGVKIIALDENGDQDRTFNGIPRSVTVEAAPEMIASLAQGQSTGRLSLSLVGLDDTTATSQIQVDSRSLLGMETRAAAPVERCTVRTRRGSEVVMIEIPCTN
- a CDS encoding type II and III secretion system protein family protein, yielding MTVKSSFAPSLALALAGLATPLLMAGGAHAQTLRVASTSIRDTLSVAMNRAVVVDSDTPFVELSIANPGIADISTLSDRSIYVLGKAPGRTTLTILGANGELIANVEVQVTPDVAEFRERLRQILPSENIEVRTANDGIVMSGVVTSAARMDAALQLAERYAPGRVSNLMSVGGSQQVMLQVRFSEVQRTAAQNLAASLAVGGGGNVLGSGAFSTATAATAALGGSVSPSGADRQGVLSGGFTIGSVQFQVMLEALESNGLARTLSEPSLTALSGQEAHFLAGGEIPVPVVGSSGSVSIDYRSFGVELTFTPVVGNDSQINLTMDASVSSLDAANGVSTGGVTVPAFRRRQTSTTVELHDGESFAIAGLLQDDFQGNIDQVPWLGDLPVLGALFRSTNYQRNQSELMIFVTAHLVTPTRSDALILPTDRIRPPSERDLFLNGRMSGASGGAGEVARQDFRGGYGYVME
- a CDS encoding OmpA family protein, translated to MLGMVGAPLAACSTAELGSHIDEGGFGNPTAHNLLLQTGQLPFAIDLAQRFNAEVPNTVTFDFDSARLDGQAQAILRVQARWIRHFPEVTFRVYGNADLVGSSAYNQRLGMRRARAVVAYLVRQGISRRRLEAVISNGETQPLVQTQDRERQNRRAVTEVSGFLQDHPHIINGEYLEIVHREYVDSATASTGRRSSGGSL
- a CDS encoding AAA family ATPase, producing MSSAAATKHNAPIRACTVSRDVQNFDLLIEDMELELGESWGDLTFPSALKFLDQPDAKSLEFLAIALDDEDETNLAMVEAVIQRATTLGVRILLIAEELGPIALHRLLRLGASDFVPYPLPEGALHDAIQRLRQPVADVMAMPGNAGSRKMAAPNQTSGTVYAVQSLAGGSGATTFAVNLAWEIANSGKAAPRVCMLDFDLQTGSIATYLDLARTEKVYELLSNTAVMDRDFFMNTLQTFNDKLKVLTAAADMLPLDMISPDDIERVIAMARANFDIVVIDMPGTVVQWTETVLNEADVYFATMELDMRSAQNALRLIRALKAEDLPLSKLRYVLNRAPKFTDLSGKARAKRLAESLDIEFEVMLPDGTTQVTHANDHGLPLAEIAPKSPLLKEIRKVAQSIVEANRDENRAAA
- a CDS encoding CpaF family protein, translated to MARVTPSSLATAPVPAAPPPRASFKAQPTAPIAALAAANDKDRRRRQRILEVKSELHTRLLDNLNLAALDNASEAELRAEIAAIAAEALSDINFALTSEERLALNQDLYFEVRGLGPLEPLLKDDTVNDILVNGPNRVFIERSGKLELTDVTFKDERHLLRIIDKIVSAVGRRVDESNPYVDARLADGSRFNAMVPPVAVDGSLVSIRKFKKEKLGINDLVAFGAFSEEMAMYLEAAVATRLNVIVSGGTGSGKTTTLNALSSFIENSERILTIEDTAELQLQQVHVGRMESRPANVEGKGAVTQRDCLRNALRMRPDRIIVGETRGEEVIDMLQAMNTGHDGSMTTIHANSARDGISRLENMVAMAGIEMPLKAVRSQIASAVNLIVQVSRLTDGSRRMVSITEVTGMEGEIITMQEVFRFERTGLEPNGKILGHFTGAGIRSHYSERFRRWGYDLPSSIYDVVQQR
- a CDS encoding type II secretion system F family protein; translation: MQIDPTFLIYGAIFGGILLLVEALYMMVFGRSIRLGSRLNRRMEMLEGDTNRSEVMDRLRKEATQHSKTATLPFYSLLAEKAEKGKIAFSPIALIGVMVVLAGVAFVALSLFTGAPLALKIGVSAAMGIGGVWFWVGNKAKKRLSMIEEQLPDAIDLIVRGLRVGHPFVHALSAASREIPDPLGTELGLIADEASYGREMGEALFAFAERMDMQDLRFLAVAVTIQAQSGGNLAEILDGLSKVVRARFKLFRRVRAITAEAKWSGMFLSGFPIAAMLMISMVKPDYYDEVKGTALFIPVALVVCIFLVINVLYMRKMVNIQV
- a CDS encoding type II secretion system F family protein, with the protein product MSNSLLSTLVSPPGIIALLVAVGVTLTLWMMTSAKDTKPDPLAKLKEQSRRAGAHESGRLSKRVAQSSAMAKRLEKFKALLEPADAAEMGEARLRMIQAGYHGRNAVRDYHAAKFIGGVGGLFLGLVYMLILPPGDGAAIWATAMPVLVPTLVGYYLPIYWVNKRQGERQSQITRGFPDALDMLLICTEAGQSMDQSIARVSKELRAGYPALSEEFDTVSHQIKAGMDRLEVLKDMGVRCGNNDIKSFVTVLIQSATYGTSVAEALRVYAGEMRDKRVMLAEEKANVLPTKLTLGTMLFTVPPLLIILIGPSVYGVMEMLNTADFGL